The proteins below are encoded in one region of Pelecanus crispus isolate bPelCri1 chromosome 4, bPelCri1.pri, whole genome shotgun sequence:
- the DCK gene encoding deoxycytidine kinase, whose translation MATPPKRGRLEGRIKKIAVEGNIAAGKSTFVNILKQADEEWEVVPEPVARWCNVQQSSEEDCEELTASQKGGKNVLRMMYEKPERWSFTFQTYACLSRIRAQLRSLDGKLSEGENPVVFFERSVYSDRYIFAANLYESDCMNETEWTIYQDWHDWMNKQFGQSLALDGIIYLRATPEKCLNRIYLRGRDEEQEIPIEYLEKLHYKHESWLQHRTLRTDFEYLQEIPILTLDVNEDFKGKKDRYDHMTEKVKEFLSTL comes from the exons ATGGCCACTCCTCCCAAGCGCGGgcggctggagggcaggatcAAGAAGATCGCCGTCGAGGGTAACATCG ctgcagggaaatcGACATTTGTGAATATTCTCAAGCAAGCTGATGAGGAATGGGAAGTTGTTCCTGAGCCTGTAGCTAGGTGGTGCAATGTTCAGCAAAGCTCTGAGGAGGATTGCGAG GAGCTGACTGCATCGCAGAAGGGCGGCAAAAATGTGCTTCGGATGATGTACGAGAAACCGGAGAGGTGGTCTTTCACTTTCCAGACGTACGCGTGCCTCAGCAGGATCCGGGCTCAGCTCAGATCCCTTGATGGCAAACTCAGCGAGGGGGAGAATCCCGTGGTCTTCTTCGAGCGATCTGTCTACAGTGACAG ATACATCTTTGCAGCTAATTTATACGAGTCTGATTGCATGAATGAAACTGAATGGACTATTTACCAAGACTGGCATGACTGGATGAATAAGCAGTTTGGGCAAAGCCTAGCGCTGGATGGGATCATTTATCTCAGAGCCACTCCTGAG AAATGCTTAAACAGGATTTACTTGCGTGGAAGAGACGAAGAGCAAGAAATTCCCATTGAGTATCTGGAGAAGCTTCATTACAAACATGAAAGTTGGCTTCAGCATAGGACACTGCG AACGGATTTTGAATACCTGCAGGAAATACCTATTTTAACATTAGATGTTAATGAAGACTTCAAAGGCAAAAAGGACAGATATGATCACATGactgaaaag gtCAAAGAATTTTTGAGCACGTTATAA
- the MOB1B gene encoding MOB kinase activator 1B isoform X1 yields the protein MSFLFGSRSSKTFKPKKNIPEGSHQYELLKHAEATLGSGNLRMAVMLPEGEDLNEWVAVNTVDFFNQINMLYGTITDFCTEESCPVMSAGPKYEYHWADGTNIKKPIKCSAPKYIDYLMTWVQDQLDDETLFPSKIGVPFPKNFMSVAKTILKRLFRVYAHIYHQHFDPVIQLQEEAHLNTSFKHFIFFVQEFNLIDRRELAPLQELIEKLTSKDR from the exons TGGTAGTCGCTCTTCCAAAACCTTCAAACCAAAGAAGAATATTCCAGAGGGGTCTCACCAGTACGAGCTGCTAAAACATGCCGAAGCCACGCTTGGAAGTGGTAATCTCCGGATGGCCGTTATGCTTCCAGAGGGCGAAGACTTAAATGAATGGGTTGCAGTTAACA CTGTCGACTTCTTCAACCAGATCAATATGCTTTATGGAACCATTACGGACTTCTGCACAGAAGAGAGCTGCCCCGTGATGTCTGCTGGCCCAaa ATATGAGTACCACTGGGCAGATGGGACAAACATAAAGAAACCAATTAAGTGCTCTGCACCAAAGTACATCGATTACCTGATGACTTGGGTCCAGGATCAGCTGGATGATGAAACGctatttccttctaaaatag gTGTACCGTTCCCAAAGAATTTCATGTCAGTGGCAAAGACAATTTTAAAGCGTCTCTTCAGAGTTTATGCTCACATTTATCACCAGCACTTTGATCCAGTGATCCAGCTACAGGAAGAGGCACACCTTAACACTTCTTTCAAGcactttatattttttgttcag GAATTCAACCTTATTGATAGAAGAGAACTTGCACCACTTCAAGAACTGATTGAAAAACTCACCTCTAAGGACAGATAA
- the MOB1B gene encoding MOB kinase activator 1B isoform X2, whose translation MSKLFSNRSSKTFKPKKNIPEGSHQYELLKHAEATLGSGNLRMAVMLPEGEDLNEWVAVNTVDFFNQINMLYGTITDFCTEESCPVMSAGPKYEYHWADGTNIKKPIKCSAPKYIDYLMTWVQDQLDDETLFPSKIGVPFPKNFMSVAKTILKRLFRVYAHIYHQHFDPVIQLQEEAHLNTSFKHFIFFVQEFNLIDRRELAPLQELIEKLTSKDR comes from the exons ATGTCTAAACTTTTTTCTAA TCGCTCTTCCAAAACCTTCAAACCAAAGAAGAATATTCCAGAGGGGTCTCACCAGTACGAGCTGCTAAAACATGCCGAAGCCACGCTTGGAAGTGGTAATCTCCGGATGGCCGTTATGCTTCCAGAGGGCGAAGACTTAAATGAATGGGTTGCAGTTAACA CTGTCGACTTCTTCAACCAGATCAATATGCTTTATGGAACCATTACGGACTTCTGCACAGAAGAGAGCTGCCCCGTGATGTCTGCTGGCCCAaa ATATGAGTACCACTGGGCAGATGGGACAAACATAAAGAAACCAATTAAGTGCTCTGCACCAAAGTACATCGATTACCTGATGACTTGGGTCCAGGATCAGCTGGATGATGAAACGctatttccttctaaaatag gTGTACCGTTCCCAAAGAATTTCATGTCAGTGGCAAAGACAATTTTAAAGCGTCTCTTCAGAGTTTATGCTCACATTTATCACCAGCACTTTGATCCAGTGATCCAGCTACAGGAAGAGGCACACCTTAACACTTCTTTCAAGcactttatattttttgttcag GAATTCAACCTTATTGATAGAAGAGAACTTGCACCACTTCAAGAACTGATTGAAAAACTCACCTCTAAGGACAGATAA